The sequence CGCACACAACCGAGCGCCAGCGCCGCCGCCAGCAGCACTGCCGCGGTCAACCGCATCGTCACCCTACCGCGCATCAGGCCGTCACCTCCACGGTCTCGACATTCTTGCCGCCGATCCGCTTCAAGAAATCCGCCGCGCTTTGCGGATCGAATTTCGGGTCGTCCGCGTGCAAGCTGACAATGAACCCGTCATCGGAGAACTTGCGGAACGATCCCGACTCGAACAGCGGATGCCACAACTGCGGCAGCCGGTTGAGAATCATCATGCCAAACGTCGCCGCGATCGCCGACGCCAACACCGTCACCGCAAACACCACCGGCGCAAAGGCCTGGTAGCTGAAGTCCGGCTTGCCGGAAATCACCATCCGGTAGCCCGACGTCGTCACCCAATAGATGAAGTAGGTCATCGCCGAGAACGCCACCAGCGCCACCGCGCCGACAATATATCCCAGCGGTGAGCGCTTCTCGCCCATCGCGCGATCCATCCCGTGAATCGGGAACGGCGAGTGACAGTCGAACTGCTTATAGCCGGCATCGCGCACTTTCTCCGCCGCGTGCAATAAATCCGCCGGCGTGTCGAATTGGGCGATTACCGCCGTAACTCTTCCCGTGACCGCGCTCATCAACTCGCTCCTCCCAGCGCCGGTCCCGGCTCGATCCCCGGATGCGGCCGCGGCCGCTCATCGCCCGGCTTCGCCGCCGGCGCGGTATCCGGCGCGTGATGATGCGGATCCGCCTGCGGCAACACGCCCTTCACCTCGACCATCGAGATCATCGGCAGGAAACGCAGGAACAGCAGGAACAGCGTGAAGAACAATCCAAACGAACCGATCAGCATCGTGAAATCCCAGATCGTCGGCCAGTACCAGCCCCACGACGACGGCAGGAAGTCGCGCGTCAGCGTGATTAGAATCACAAACCGCTCAAACCACATGCCGACGTTGACCAGAATCGACGCGATGAACATCCACACCAGATTCGTCCGCGCCTTCTTCCACCAGAAGATTTGCGGAATGATCACGTTGCAGCTCACCATGATCCAGTACGACCACCAGTACGGCCCGAACGCGCGGTTAAAGAACGCGAATTGCTCGTAGGGATTACCCGAGTACCAGGCGATGAACATCTCGCAGCCGTACGAGTAACCAACCATCATACCGGTCACCATCATGATCTTGTTCATCTTTTCCAGATGGTTCATGGTGATGAAATTCTCGAGCCGGTAGATCTTGCGCGCGATCAGTGCCAGCGTCATCACCATCGCGAAGCCGGAGAAAATCGCCCCCGCCACGAAGTACGGCGGGAAAATTGTCGTATGCCAGCCCGGCAGCACCGAGGTCGCAAAGTCGGTCGACACGATCGAGTGCACCGACAACACCAGCGGGGTCGAGATGCCGGCCAGTATCAGGTAGGCGAGTTCATAATGCTTCCACTGCCGGTTGCCGCCGTGCCAGCCGAGCGAGAAAATACCGTAGAGGACTCTGCGCAAACGCGTTTTGGCGCGGTCGCGCAACGTCGCCAGGTCGGGAACCAGACCGACATACCAAAACAGCAGCGAACAGGTGAAGTACGTGCCGACGGCGAACATATCCCACAACAGCGGACTGCGGAAGTTCGGCCACATCGACATCTGATTCGGCAGCGGCATCACATAGTACAGCAGCCACGCCCGGCCGACGTGAATCGAAGGAAACATCAGCGCGCAAATCACCGCGAAAATCGTCATCGCCTCGGCGAAGCGGTTGATCGAAGTCCGCCACCGCTGCCGGAACAGGAACAGGATCGCCGAGATCAGCGTCCCGGCGTGCCCGATACCGACCCAGAACACGAAGTTGACGATGTCGAACGCCCAGCCGACCGGCTGATTGTTGCCCCAGATGCCGATGCCTTCATAGAACAGGTACCCGATCGCGCCGAACAGGATCAGCATGATCGATGTGGCCGCGCCGAACAACAGCACCCAGCCCATCTTGGTGCGATCTTCCACGATCGCGCTGATATGCTGCGTCACCGTGCTGAACTTCGGGTTGCCGGCGATCAGAATTTCCGGATGGCTTTCGCTCTGTGCGTTCAATTCTCGATCCTCAATCGCTCTTAACCGTGATGTCCGCCCGTCTCCGGAGTGCCCGCCAGTTCCGGATGCGGATTGCGAATCTTTGCCAGATAGGTCAGCCGCGGCTTGACGTTCAATTCCGCCAGCATCGCGTAGTTGCGGTTCTGCGCCTTGACTTTGTTCACCCGGCTGTCGGGGTCATTAATATTGCCGAACACGATCGCATCGGTCGGACACGCCTGCTGGCAGGCGGTCTTGACCTCGCCGTCCTTGATCGTGCGGTCTTCCAGTTTCGCTTTGATTCGTCCCTCGCTGACACGCTGCACGCAGAACGTGCACTTCTCCATCACGCCGCGGAACCGCACCGTCACGTCCGGATTCATCGCCATCCGCACGATCTCCGGCGTGTCCTTGGTGAAATTGAAATAGTTAAAACGCCGCACCTTGTACGGGCAGTTGTTCGAACAATAGCGCGTCCCGATGCAGCGGTTGTAGACCATCACATTCAGCCCCTCCTTGTCGTGCACCGTCGCCGCCACCGGGCACACCTGCTCGCACGGCGCGTTTTCGCAGTGCTGGCACATCACCGGTTGATGCACCATCGCGGCATCTTCGATCGAACCGGAGAAATACCGGTCTATGCGCAGCCAGTGCATCTCGCGGCCGTTGTTGACCTGCCGCTTGCCGACGATCGGGATATTATTTTCGCTCTGGCACGCCAGCACGCAGGTGCCGCAACCGATACAGGTATTCAGATCGACCGCCATGCCCCACTGGTAGCCCTGCGAGTAATCGCGCTCCTCCCACAGCGACTCCAGCGGTGGATGCTCCACCGCTTCCTGCGCGAACTTCGGATGCCGCCGATAATCTTCGATATTGGCCTCGCGTACCAGCGGCCGGCCTTCCATCGACCAGTGATCCTGCGCCGAGACCAGTTGATACTCGCGTCCCAGCTTCGTCAACGACACAC is a genomic window of Candidatus Zixiibacteriota bacterium containing:
- a CDS encoding DUF3341 domain-containing protein encodes the protein MSAVTGRVTAVIAQFDTPADLLHAAEKVRDAGYKQFDCHSPFPIHGMDRAMGEKRSPLGYIVGAVALVAFSAMTYFIYWVTTSGYRMVISGKPDFSYQAFAPVVFAVTVLASAIAATFGMMILNRLPQLWHPLFESGSFRKFSDDGFIVSLHADDPKFDPQSAADFLKRIGGKNVETVEVTA
- the nrfD gene encoding polysulfide reductase NrfD: MGWVLLFGAATSIMLILFGAIGYLFYEGIGIWGNNQPVGWAFDIVNFVFWVGIGHAGTLISAILFLFRQRWRTSINRFAEAMTIFAVICALMFPSIHVGRAWLLYYVMPLPNQMSMWPNFRSPLLWDMFAVGTYFTCSLLFWYVGLVPDLATLRDRAKTRLRRVLYGIFSLGWHGGNRQWKHYELAYLILAGISTPLVLSVHSIVSTDFATSVLPGWHTTIFPPYFVAGAIFSGFAMVMTLALIARKIYRLENFITMNHLEKMNKIMMVTGMMVGYSYGCEMFIAWYSGNPYEQFAFFNRAFGPYWWSYWIMVSCNVIIPQIFWWKKARTNLVWMFIASILVNVGMWFERFVILITLTRDFLPSSWGWYWPTIWDFTMLIGSFGLFFTLFLLFLRFLPMISMVEVKGVLPQADPHHHAPDTAPAAKPGDERPRPHPGIEPGPALGGAS